The genomic DNA AAACACATTTGAACAAAAATAATTGCAAGTAAACCTACTGAGTGATTATTATGCTCTAGGTGTTGCTCTAAAAAAGCTTACATACTGTTTGGATTCAGAGACTAAGTTCTAATATACAACTATTTGTTGGTTGACTGAATAaatggaaagacaaaagaaaggaaggaagaaaaggcagtCAACCAATGCTATCTCCATTCTTACTTTTCTGTCACTTGTGCTATTCACGTAAACCAAATGGTGTGACCCGGATCTTATAAATGGGCCCATGTGTGGAGGAGGAGCTTGTTGAAGTAAGAGTATGGCCTAGATAGTTGATAAACTTAGGCTTGAATTCTAGCTCTTTTCTCAAAAGCTGTGTTACCTTAGCCAAATAATTTAGTCTCACTAagcctcaattttctcatcttcaaaattagaaaaacatACATACCTCACAGAATTTGTGGAGGATAATTATGTATGTAAACCAGCTGGTACAGTGCCTAGCAAAAAGTTTTTCATAAAATtggctttcctctcctttctcattttagTGAGCCTCTTCCTCCTTAGAACAGACCTTACTATGCACTCCCAGAACCGGAGCCTCTGTTCTCAATTCAgctacatctctttttttttttttttttttttttttatctgtttgaTTTAGGGCCAGACACTGAGTTGCTTTAATAAGATATCCCGTTACAGTGTATTATAGCCACCAGccatttccccccacccccatctttaTAACTTGGGAAATTTCACTCTCCTATAAAGCCCTGGGGATTTCCTTTTGAAGCGCTTCGGCCAAGCCCCTGAGCTCTAGATCAGCATTTATCTAAGCACGTCTGCAGACGTTCCGTCACAGGGAGAGGCAGCGTGTTGAGCAAACTGTCCTCGACGATCAGGCAGCTCCGTTTCAGAGACTGGCACCCTTCCAGCTCCGGGGGCAAGGTTTCCAGGTAGTTTCCGATGAGCTCCAGGTGTGTGAGGTTCGACAGCTCCCCCACGTGAGGGGACAGGTCCGTCAGGCTGTTTCTCCCCAGAAGCAGGCACTGAAGCTTCTTGCACTGGAACAGCCCATCTGGCAGGACCTCGATGTTGTTGTTGGTCACTGCAAAGTACTGCAAATTACTCAGATACTGGATTTCTTCTGGAAGGAAGGTGAGGTGGTTATAGCTGAGATCCAAATAGTGGAGTTTGGTGCATAGGAAAAGCTGCAAGGGTAGATTCTCAATATTATTATGATCCAAAGAGAGCTGCTCTAGGTTTGATAAAGCCCCGATCTGGGCGGGAATATATGCAATGTTATTGTGCCACAACTTTAAGCAGGACAGATTCTGAAGGTGCTGGAAGCTGATGATCTCTTCCACCGTTTTAAGGTTATTCTCCTTTAAATCTAACTCATGCAGGTTGTTCAGGCTGAAAATGGAGTGTGGAATGCGTTCCAGGTCACAGCTGATCAACTCCAGGCTTTTGAGATTGACCATCTTTTTCAAGTTGTTCAGCACCACCAGTTTGCTCCCCTCGTTATCAAGGGAGAGCTTTTGCAGTGAAGGCAGGAGGTCAGTGATGACTTGGGGGATCCGGGACAGGCTGCTCTTCAGGGAGAGGGTCCTCAGGTTCTTTAAGTCTTGAAAACCCTCCAGCTGCGTGGTGCCCAGCTGCTTGGGGAGGACGCAGCCCGACAGGTGGAGTTCCCTGAGGTTCTTCAGGTAGAAGACCCAGCGCAGGATTTTGCCCATTTCGGTAAATTTCAGACGGAGGATTTTTAAGTTCTCCTCCAGAAAGGCCAGCGCGGGGTGGTCTACCACCAGAGACGAGTGGTACACGCGGAGCTCCTTGAGGTTGACCAGCTGGGAGACCGCGGCGGGCAGCTTGACCTTGGgcatgagctccaggctcagcacTTCCATCTCCGTCAACTCGAAGACGTTGTCGGGGAGGCCGCCGAGCATGAACAGATGCAGCTCCATCTTGTCCTGGGGGTTTTTCACAAGCTTCCCTTTCAGCTTCTCCACCATCCACTCGTGGTTGAGGTTGATCTGCTTCAGCTTGTTCTCGCTGACCTCCGACAGGAAGATGGAGAAGCGTTTGGAGTAGAGGGGGTCGTACTGATCAGCTAGATGCAGGATGAAGGCAAAGTCATTCTTGACGTCCGGGATGTCGCTGTAGTTGCTCTTCTCCCTGAGTGCCTCGAAGGAATATTGCTTCAGGGAACTCCTCAGCATCCACCACAAGCTGTAAGAGGAGGTGAGACCATAAAGTATAACCAGAATGACATAGAATGAAGCCAGGACCTTAAAGATTTCGGCCAAGGAGTAGACACACTGGTAGCGCTTATATCCCGTAAATGCCTGCACATCTATCGAGCAGTCAATTTCAAGAGTGATGTAGCTTAAAAAATACGGGACATAAGTGATAATGAGGACGAACAGGATGACTTTGACTATTATCTGCTTCAGATACACCCGATAAATAATGTCCTTCTGCTCCACGTGCAGGCGGAATCTCTTCACTTTCTCAAAGATGGCTTTGGCCTGTTCGCCCTCCTTCTTGTCCAGGACACTAGAAGTTGGGCTTTCTATGCCAGCTGACTCCAAGCCCGGCTGTGGGTAAGGGAGTGACTGCTTGCTGGCATCGATCTCGGCTGAACACCCTGAGGTTGAAAGCAGCGTCTTGGATTTGGAGTGCTTCAGGGGCCGCACGGACTGCTCGGCCACGGTTTCGGACAGGGCGCGCGTGGTCCACGGCGAGTCGAAGCACTTGTGCAGGATGGCCACGAAGTGCTCGAGCCGGGAGCTGGTGCTGGGGTAGTGGAGCCAGAAGTTGCTGCAGGCGGCGAAGATGAGGGTGTGCAGGAGCACCAGGTAGGGGAAGAACTTGGCGAACCAGTGGAGCTGCTTCTCGTAACACACGGCGTCGATGTAGGAGTACTGCTGCCGATGGAGATCATTCTGGATGCGCAGCGGGAGCTGCGGCGGCGGCGCCCCGGAGTTGGAGGACACGTTGGCGCCGGCTCTGAGCAGGTCCCAAGGCACGGTGCAGTGATTGTCGAACTCCACCTTGCAAGGAAGACAGCACAGAACCCTGCTCTGTGTGAGCTGGAGAGCTCCGGCCAGCACAGCCAGCAGCAGCATGATGAGGGTGATGTAATACCAGAAGACATCCCACCACGGCTTCAGGCTGGGCGTCCGCCAAGCATTTCAGCTCGGTTAGAGTAATCATGACTTTCCCTTGTACAAGTACAGAAATATtatggaaaaaaacaaatgaaataaatcagCTCCACTTCAGTTAGGAGGTCTACACCTTTTGAAGTTCCTTAGACACACCATCTCTGAGTTTGTCTTCATTCCCATGAATGCTGGTCAACCGGAAACTGTGTAGTTAAGTTTCAATTTGAGGATTTCCTGCGCGCGTCCCGCCCCGGGGCCCGTGCGCCGTGCGCTCCGCGGCCGCTCCGGGGCGCGCTGGCGGGCAGGCGGGCAGGCAGCGGCCCGCGGCCCGCACTTGGGCGGCTGCCGGCGGCCGCGGGCTCAGCTACATCTCTTTATGTCACTTGTGGGATGGGAGGCTGTCTTACACTCTGTCCAGACTGTGCTGTTTAGTCTTAGGTGTCTCGCCCACCCCTCCACTATTACACTGTTCTTCCGTATGAAAGACTTctttttaagatttcatttttatttatttatttgacagagtgagagaatgagttagagggaaacagcatgggcgtgccagggcctccagacgcatgtgccaccttgtgcatctggcttacatggtccttggggaatcaaacccaggtcattttgctttgcaggcaagcgccttaaccgctaagccattcctccagccagaTGTGAAAGACTTCTAAGAAAGGTCTTTTGGCAAACCAAACCTCTTCTGCCCACACCAGTGCTAAGGAAATGTGTGGCTGGAACAGCGTCTTCACTCTTCTCATCTGCCCTGTCCCCGTCTTAATACACTGCTCAATAGCAGCAGCAAATAATGCACCTTATTTTAACATTGgtgtaatatttaatattatgagAATGATTATATCATGGAAAAAATGTAATCCATATTAAAAGTATAtatcagagctgggcgtggtggtgcacgcctttaatcccagcactagggaggcagaggtaggatcacagtgagttcaaagccaccctgagactacatagtgaattccaggtcagcctgaaaaccaaaaaaaaaaaaaaaaaaaaaggaaaagtatatgccaagggctggggaggtggctcccaggttaaaggcatttgtttctgcaaagcctaatggccaggttcaattccccagtaccacgtaaagccagtgcacaaagtggcacatgcatctagaattcgtttgcagtggctagatgccctggtgtgttcactctcccttccccttccttccctccctttctctttctctctctctgcctgcctctttctttgtcaaataagtaagtaaattttaaaaagtatttttttaaaaaaatttttgttgttacttttatttatttatttgagagtgacagcgggcgtggtggcgcacgcctttaatcccagcacttgggaggcagaggtaggaggatcaccctgagttcgaggccaccctgagactccatagtgaattccaggtcagtctgggctagagtgagaacctacctcgaaaaacaaaaacaaaaacaaaaagtatatacCAAACGAGTTTTCTGAAAGTCTGTCCCGCCCCCCAAGACTATATGTTTTTATGAAGCTAGATACATAGTTTTATATACTAACCACTGGGCTGTAAGCATGGTTTTAATAAattcttctttttcaattttttctctTCTGAGCACCAAGGCTTAGTAACTTCAGTTAGGTCTGAAAACGACAGTCCTAGTAAACACAGTCCCCTATGTTTTACACTTAAAACCATCAACTTTTTTAGTGCGGGTAAAATGGAGGTCACTTTGATTTTATGTTGCCAGTAGTGGCACAACAACTGATTCTAAACTGTTTAGAAACTTGTAAAAAATTAATAGCGGATAGCTGAGTCTAAGTCAACAACAAGAGGAGCAAGACCACCACGGGCTCTGCCCTGGACCACCGGCCCACGCGCCAGCGGGCCCCGGGGGCGGGTCTGCGCCTGCGCACAAGCCGGGCCCAGTGCGGCTGCGCGCGCCGCCTCGGGAGTCCTGTCGGAGCCTCTTTCCGGTCGCAGCTCGTGGAACGTTCTGGAAGTTTGCGCCGCCACGTGGGCTCTGAGGACCTGGTAAGGGCGTGTACTGGCAGATCTGGGGACTGTCTTCGCAGTTTCGTTCTCCTGCCGGTGGATTTTTCCTCAGGCCTGCCCAGACGGGAATCTTTTCGTCAGGGCTTTGATGGGAGAGACCTCCAAGCCTTCCCGCCCGGGGACCACGGTCCTTCCAAGCCTTGAGACACGCTgggaatttgtatttatttatttatttatttttatttttatttttttgctttttcgaggtagggtctcgctctagcccaggttgaccaggaattcactatgtagtctcaggctggccttgaactcatagcgattctcctacctctgcctcccaagtgctttacTTTTGCCATTATTCTCAGAGTATTTTTTATTGGCCGGGCATGGGATCCCATggcgttaatcccagcactctggaggtaaaggtaggaggatcattgcgagttcaaggccacccaaagactacatagtgattacCAGTCAGCCTCCGTTAGAGCAAGAACCCTACCGTGaaaaatccaaatatatatatgtgtgtatggataaAACTTacttgagagggctggagagatggcttagcggttaagcgcttgcctgtgaagcctaaggaccccagttcgaggctcggttccccaggtcccacgttagccagatgcacaagggggtgcacgcgtctggagttcgtttgcagaggctggaagccctggcgcgccctttctctctctccctctatctgtctttctctctgtgtctgtctctctcaaataaataaataaataattttttaaaaaaaatttacttgagagagtgagagaaagaaagaaagcacatgcaccagagtatgagtgtgccagggtctcctgtaactgcaaatgaacaccagatgcatgtgtcactttgtacagctggctttttgtgggtactggggaatcgaacccaggccatcaggctttgcaagcaagcaagcgccTGTAACTGCTGAAACATTTACAGCAATGTAAAGAATAGAAGAAACCATGAAGATGCCGTGAATCAGAGGCACTCTTGACAGCCAGGGGCTGAGCAGGGAAAGTGATTTACTGGAAATTGTAATGCACTTAAATTTAAGAATACTCTGGagtatgagaaaaacaaaaccagaacaaCAGAAGCCTACTATCAGAAGCCCTTAGAACTAACCAGAAGAGGTCATTAGGTCTAAGTTCATTTTTAGATGGCTAGGTAGAGGTTAGGTGGTTTGCTTAAGTTACAACTGCTCCAGCCCTGGTTTCCTGATGGATACTAATCCTCAACAGCATACTCTGGGACTCCAGTCACCCAGTTCCTTTCCCTTCACTTATCAGTGCACCTTTGGTTAACTTAATCTAAATTGTTTAAAAACCTGTATGTAAGGGTGTGAAGAGCATGTTTGCTGATAGACACACTACATGTGTACCAGTAGATACTCCATATTTAACCACAACCTTTGAATATATGTAGTCGTGTGGGTGTCTTATCAAGCAACTGTCATTAGCTAGATGAAAATACACTCCAGGCCTTTATCCAACCAACTCATTTGCTTGTTGTGTATCAAGAGCTGTATTAGGTAAACCAGAAAGTGTGTCTGCTCTTATGAAGCTAGCTAGTTTGTCATTCATTTCATTCATGCACTAAATGAGGAAATTATAGAGCAGATGGTTTCAACCCAGCAGGAAGAACATTCTAATTATTAGAGTTGC from Jaculus jaculus isolate mJacJac1 chromosome 19, mJacJac1.mat.Y.cur, whole genome shotgun sequence includes the following:
- the LOC123456021 gene encoding LOW QUALITY PROTEIN: volume-regulated anion channel subunit LRRC8B-like (The sequence of the model RefSeq protein was modified relative to this genomic sequence to represent the inferred CDS: inserted 2 bases in 1 codon), with the protein product MITLTELKCLADAQXLKPWWDVFWYYITLIMLLLAVLAGALQLTQSRVLCCLPCKVEFDNHCTVPWDLLRAGANVSSNSGAPPPQLPLRIQNDLHRQQYSYIDAVCYEKQLHWFAKFFPYLVLLHTLIFAACSNFWLHYPSTSSRLEHFVAILHKCFDSPWTTRALSETVAEQSVRPLKHSKSKTLLSTSGCSAEIDASKQSLPYPQPGLESAGIESPTSSVLDKKEGEQAKAIFEKVKRFRLHVEQKDIIYRVYLKQIIVKVILFVLIITYVPYFLSYITLEIDCSIDVQAFTGYKRYQCVYSLAEIFKVLASFYVILVILYGLTSSYSLWWMLRSSLKQYSFEALREKSNYSDIPDVKNDFAFILHLADQYDPLYSKRFSIFLSEVSENKLKQINLNHEWMVEKLKGKLVKNPQDKMELHLFMLGGLPDNVFELTEMEVLSLELMPKVKLPAAVSQLVNLKELRVYHSSLVVDHPALAFLEENLKILRLKFTEMGKILRWVFYLKNLRELHLSGCVLPKQLGTTQLEGFQDLKNLRTLSLKSSLSRIPQVITDLLPSLQKLSLDNEGSKLVVLNNLKKMVNLKSLELISCDLERIPHSIFSLNNLHELDLKENNLKTVEEIISFQHLQNLSCLKLWHNNIAYIPAQIGALSNLEQLSLDHNNIENLPLQLFLCTKLHYLDLSYNHLTFLPEEIQYLSNLQYFAVTNNNIEVLPDGLFQCKKLQCLLLGRNSLTDLSPHVGELSNLTHLELIGNYLETLPPELEGCQSLKRSCLIVEDSLLNTLPLPVTERLQTCLDKC